From a single Rutidosis leptorrhynchoides isolate AG116_Rl617_1_P2 chromosome 5, CSIRO_AGI_Rlap_v1, whole genome shotgun sequence genomic region:
- the LOC139848596 gene encoding uncharacterized protein yields MSEKMLICLKFVLESGRYLVCSWLEIISFIRSHRPFQGKCSSMKPNGRPWLDFPICIVKSICVYVVLYLTKGIKEGAGRPRGVRGGCRVATLGRIRVGSWNIGTLTGKRIELVDTFRKSNVDIVCVQETRWKGEEAIEIEDYKLWYSGSRIAQNGVGIFLGKLHIDNVVDVGRFSDRIMSVSLIIKEETFTVISAYAPHAGLGDAEKKSFWELLDEVVRGCPADHRLIIGGDLNGHIGAETEGYEGAHGGFGFGPRNEEGRSILEFAIAHELVVANSFFKKRDAQLATFHSGDRSTQIDFLLLRKGELRTCRDCKVLPALTCSSQHRLLVMDLVTKGRVGRRARVVQPRILWKNLYGANAETFRANVVERLSVEGDNVAPTEADQLWNRMASTIRDVAKETLGMATGTSRAHKSRRESWWLSDDVQTKVALKQARFRELITLGEGIAKARERRSRDLGNIKYIKDVAGQSIVREDLIRKRWEDYFASLFGRGRPERNGESHEVREFQNNCFCTMINEEEVRLALRKMGRNKAVGPDQIPIEAWKCLGGDGSYYEALGKNDGDEAPTRDKGFREPIRFHDRSLVDGSDSHS; encoded by the exons ATGTCCGAAAAGATGCTTATTTGTTTGAAGTTCGTCTTAGAATCCGGCAGATATTTGGTGTGCTCGTGGCTGGAAATTATCAGCTTTATAAGGAGTCATCGCCCGTTTCAAGGAAAATGCTCCTCAATGAAGCCCAATGGAAGACCTTGGTTAGATTTTCCAATATGTATTGTCAAATCAATTTGTGTTTATGTTGTGCTTTACCTAACTAAAGGGATTAAGGAAG GGGCGGGTAGGCCTAGAGGGGTTAGAGGTGGTTGTAGGGTAGCCACCCTTGGTAGGATTAGAGTGGGTAGCTGGAATATAGGAACCTTGACTGGTAAGAGGATTGAGCTCGTTGATACCTTTCGTAAGAGTAATGTAGACATTGTGTGtgttcaagagactagatggaagggtgAAGAGGCGATAGAGATTGAGGACTATAAGTTGTGGTACTCGGGTTCTAGGATAGCACAGAACGGGGTAGGTATCTTTTTAGGTAAACTACATATAGATAACGTTGTTGACGTGGGTAGgtttagcgataggattatgtcggttagttTAATTATTAAGGAGGAGACTTTCACGGTCATTAGTGCATACGCACCTCATGCGGGTTTAGGTGATGCCGAAAAGAAGAGTTTCTGGGAATTGTTAGATGAGGTGGTGAGGGGGTGCCCAGCGGACCATCGACTGATTATAGGTGGTGATCTGAATGGACATATAGGAGCGGAGACAGAAGGTTATGAGGGAGCCCATGGGGGCTTTGGGTTTGGTCCTAGAAATGAAGAGGGGCGCTCAATTCTTGAGTTTGCCATTGCCCACGAGTTGGTGGTAGCAAACTCTTTCTTCAAGAAGAGGGATGCTCAGTTAGCCACTTTCCATAGCGGGGATCGTAGCACCCAGATTGACTTTTTGCTTCTTCGTAAAGGGGAACTTAGGACCTGTAGGGACTGTAAGGTCCTTCCAGCTTTGACGTGCTCCTCCCAGCACAGATTGCTGGTCATGGACCTAGTCACTAAGGGAAGAGTTGGCAGGAGGGCTAGGGTTGTACAACCTAGAATCCTTTGGAAGAACCTCTATGGAGCGAATGCGGAGACTTTTAGAGCGAATGTTGTTGAGAGATTGAGTGTAGAAGGGGATAACGTTGCCCCTACAGAAGCAGACCAGTTATGGAATCGCATGGCGTCCACTATCAGAGATGTGGCAAAAGAGACCTTAGGAATGGCTACAGGGACATCGAGAGCCCATAAGAGTAGAAGAGAGTCGTGGTGGCTTAGTGACGATGTCCAAACGAAAGTCGCTTTAAAGCAGgcgaggtttagggagctcattactCTTGGAGAAGG gatagccaaagctagggagcgaagaAGCAGGGACTTAGGTAACATCAAATATATCAAGGATGTAGCGGGTCAAAGTATAGTAAGAGAAGATcttattaggaaaagatgggaagatTATTTTGCATCTCTTTTCGGTAGGGGAAGACCAGAGCGGAACGGTGAATCCCACGAGGTTCGGGAGTTTCAAAACAACTGTTTCTGCACGATGATTAACGAGGAGGAAGTTAGATTGgccctacgaaagatggggagaaacaaagcagtaggaccgGATCAAATTCCGATTGAGGCGTGGAAGTGCCTAGGAGGCGATGGG tcatactatgaagctttgggaaagAATGATGGAGACGAGGCTCCGACGcgagacaaaggtttcagagaaccaattcggttTCATGACAGGTCGCTCGTCGATGGAAGCGATTCACATagttag